One stretch of Cohnella algarum DNA includes these proteins:
- a CDS encoding glutamate-5-semialdehyde dehydrogenase, producing MSEVKTKAGLAQDAAATLNKLSTEQKNEALLRMADALIAAEADILAANEEDLRRGRENGTAPSMLDRLKLTPERIADIAQGLREVVALPDPVGDELEHIERPNGLRIQKIRVPLGVIGIVYESRPNVTVDAAGLCLKTGNSVVLRGGSAAISSNKTIVEALRKALADTAVPPEALQLIEDTNRASVDEMLKLNGLLDVVIPRGGASLIQNVVQNATVPVIETGAGICHTYIDAGAKAAMAEAIALNAKVQRPSVCNSMETLLVHREFAEAHLAALAESFKSSSVELRGDDRVRKLVPWANAVTEQDFATEYNDYILNVKIVDRLDEALEHIRKYGTKHSECIVTETPEHAERFLQEVDAAAVYHNASTRFTDGFEFGFGAEIGISTQKLHARGPMGLPALTSTKFKIVGSGQIRK from the coding sequence ATGAGCGAAGTGAAAACGAAAGCGGGACTGGCGCAGGACGCCGCCGCGACGTTGAACAAACTATCGACCGAACAAAAAAACGAAGCCCTGCTGCGCATGGCCGACGCGCTGATCGCCGCGGAAGCGGACATTCTCGCGGCCAACGAAGAGGATTTGCGCCGCGGCCGGGAAAACGGCACCGCTCCCTCCATGCTCGACCGGCTGAAGCTGACGCCGGAGCGGATCGCCGATATCGCGCAGGGCTTGCGCGAAGTCGTCGCGCTGCCGGACCCGGTCGGCGACGAGCTGGAGCATATCGAACGCCCGAACGGGCTTCGCATTCAAAAAATCCGCGTTCCGCTCGGCGTCATCGGGATCGTTTACGAATCCCGTCCCAACGTCACGGTCGATGCTGCGGGTTTGTGCCTGAAAACCGGCAACTCCGTCGTGCTGCGCGGCGGATCGGCGGCCATTTCCTCGAATAAGACGATCGTCGAAGCGCTCCGCAAGGCGCTCGCGGATACGGCCGTTCCTCCCGAAGCGCTGCAGCTGATCGAGGACACGAACCGAGCGTCCGTCGACGAAATGCTGAAGCTGAACGGCCTGCTCGACGTCGTCATCCCCCGCGGAGGCGCGTCGCTGATCCAAAACGTCGTGCAAAACGCGACCGTGCCCGTCATCGAGACGGGAGCCGGCATTTGCCATACGTATATCGACGCCGGCGCCAAGGCCGCGATGGCCGAAGCGATCGCGCTCAACGCCAAGGTGCAGCGCCCGTCGGTGTGCAACTCGATGGAGACGCTGCTCGTTCACCGCGAATTCGCGGAGGCGCATTTGGCCGCCCTCGCCGAAAGCTTCAAGAGCAGCAGCGTCGAGCTTCGCGGCGACGATCGCGTCCGCAAGCTCGTGCCGTGGGCGAACGCCGTAACCGAGCAGGATTTCGCGACCGAGTACAACGACTACATTTTGAACGTCAAAATCGTCGATCGTTTGGATGAGGCGCTCGAGCATATCCGGAAATACGGCACGAAGCATTCCGAATGCATCGTGACGGAAACGCCCGAACATGCGGAGCGCTTCCTGCAGGAGGTCGATGCGGCCGCCGTGTATCACAACGCGTCCACCCGCTTCACGGACGGGTTCGAATTCGGCTTCGGCGCCGAAATCGGCATCAGCACGCAGAAGCTGCATGCCCGCGGACCGATGGGCCTGCCCGCCCTCACCTCGACGAAATTCAAAATCGTCGGCAGCGGTCAAATACGCAAGTAA
- a CDS encoding pyridoxal phosphate-dependent aminotransferase — protein MVKTITPAQRIQELPKQFFAALVAKANARAATGRDVLNFGQGNPDMPTPPHIVEALKQAADNPLYHKYPPFRGFAFLKEAIAKRYKDDYGVELDPETEVAVLFGGKTGLIEISQCLLDPGDVALVPDPGYPDYWSGVALAGGTMAFMPLLAQNGFLPDYEAIPADALAKAKLMFLNYPNNPTSATATKSFYEDTVRFAEGNGIVVASDFAYGAIGFDGKRPVSFLETPGAKEVGIEFYTLSKTYNMAGWRVGFALGNRDVIEMLNLIQDHYYCSLFGGIQEAAAAALTGPQDCVASLVRTYERRRNALYDALAEFGWNAPKPAGSFFCWLPVPEGYTSASFADLLLEEADLVVAPGIGFGTHGEGYVRLGLLASEERLEEAARRIGRLRLFR, from the coding sequence ATGGTCAAAACGATAACGCCGGCGCAGCGCATTCAAGAGCTGCCGAAGCAATTTTTCGCCGCGCTCGTCGCGAAAGCGAACGCCCGGGCCGCAACCGGCCGCGACGTGCTCAATTTCGGGCAGGGCAATCCGGATATGCCGACGCCTCCGCACATTGTCGAAGCCTTGAAGCAAGCTGCCGACAATCCGCTCTACCACAAATATCCGCCGTTCCGCGGCTTCGCCTTTTTAAAGGAAGCGATCGCGAAGCGTTACAAAGACGATTACGGCGTCGAGCTGGACCCCGAAACCGAAGTGGCGGTGCTGTTCGGCGGCAAAACCGGCCTGATCGAAATCAGCCAATGCCTGCTCGACCCCGGCGACGTCGCGCTCGTTCCCGACCCCGGCTATCCCGATTACTGGTCGGGCGTCGCCCTTGCGGGCGGAACGATGGCGTTCATGCCGCTGCTCGCGCAAAACGGCTTTTTGCCGGATTACGAAGCGATTCCGGCGGACGCGCTGGCCAAAGCCAAGCTGATGTTCCTCAATTACCCGAACAATCCGACTTCCGCGACCGCGACGAAATCGTTCTATGAGGATACGGTCCGATTCGCCGAGGGAAACGGCATCGTCGTCGCCAGCGACTTTGCCTACGGCGCCATCGGCTTCGACGGCAAGCGGCCGGTCAGCTTTCTCGAAACGCCGGGCGCCAAGGAGGTCGGCATCGAGTTTTACACGCTGTCCAAAACGTACAACATGGCCGGCTGGCGGGTCGGCTTCGCCCTCGGCAACCGCGACGTGATCGAAATGCTGAATCTCATTCAGGACCACTATTACTGCAGCCTGTTCGGCGGCATCCAGGAAGCGGCGGCGGCGGCGCTGACCGGTCCGCAGGACTGCGTCGCGTCGCTCGTGCGGACGTACGAGCGGCGCCGGAACGCGCTGTACGACGCGCTCGCCGAATTCGGCTGGAACGCGCCGAAGCCGGCCGGCTCCTTTTTCTGCTGGCTGCCGGTGCCCGAAGGCTACACGTCCGCGTCGTTCGCCGATCTGCTGCTCGAGGAGGCCGATCTCGTCGTCGCGCCCGGCATCGGCTTCGGAACGCACGGTGAAGGCTACGTGCGGCTGGGCCTTCTCGCCTCCGAGGAGCGGCTCGAGGAAGCCGCGCGGCGGATCGGCCGGCTGCGGCTTTTCCGCTGA
- the proB gene encoding glutamate 5-kinase: MTQRIVVKIGSSSLATSEGGLSGERVRFYAGELAALHKQGVQVLLVTSGAVAAGFRQIGYAVRPKQIHEKQAAAAVGQALLMRAYQEAFEEHGISAAQILLTRPDFASRSRSRYAHRTIEELLRQRVVPIINENDTVAVDEFKFGDNDSLSALVANLAKADSLYILTDIEGLYTADPRKDPEARRIERVEVISEDLYKIAGGAGSAVGTGGMRSKIEAARIAMGGGVATFIGRVTEPGDLAAAAGGTGRGTYFAGSLHSLPAKKQWIGFLSVPQGRIIVDDGAVAALLHKGCSLLPAGVLRAEGDFHPGDVVEVANAEGKTLGRGVSNYDAWQLTAVAGLSSEEALRRVEVARVEVVHRDEWVTTLVKQ; this comes from the coding sequence ATGACGCAACGGATCGTCGTCAAGATCGGCAGCAGCTCGCTGGCGACGAGCGAAGGAGGCCTCAGCGGCGAACGCGTCCGGTTTTACGCCGGCGAATTGGCCGCCCTGCACAAGCAAGGCGTCCAGGTGCTGCTCGTCACCTCGGGCGCGGTCGCCGCGGGCTTCCGGCAGATCGGCTATGCCGTCCGACCCAAGCAGATTCACGAGAAGCAAGCTGCCGCGGCCGTCGGCCAGGCGCTGCTGATGAGAGCATACCAGGAAGCGTTCGAGGAGCACGGCATTTCCGCCGCGCAAATCTTGCTCACCCGGCCGGATTTCGCAAGCCGCTCCCGCTCCAGGTACGCGCATCGGACGATCGAAGAGCTGCTCAGGCAGCGGGTCGTGCCGATCATCAACGAAAACGACACAGTCGCGGTCGACGAATTCAAATTCGGGGATAACGATTCCTTGTCGGCGCTCGTCGCGAATTTGGCGAAGGCCGACAGCCTGTATATTTTGACCGACATCGAAGGGCTGTACACCGCCGACCCGCGCAAGGATCCCGAGGCGAGGCGCATCGAACGGGTCGAAGTCATCTCCGAGGACTTGTACAAAATCGCGGGCGGCGCCGGTTCGGCGGTCGGCACCGGCGGCATGCGCTCGAAAATCGAAGCCGCCCGCATCGCGATGGGCGGCGGCGTCGCCACCTTTATCGGCCGGGTCACCGAGCCGGGCGATTTGGCCGCGGCGGCGGGCGGAACCGGCCGGGGCACCTACTTTGCGGGCTCGCTGCACTCGCTCCCGGCCAAAAAGCAGTGGATCGGCTTTTTGTCCGTCCCGCAAGGACGCATCATCGTCGACGACGGAGCCGTCGCCGCCCTGCTGCACAAGGGATGCAGCCTGCTGCCGGCTGGCGTGCTTCGTGCCGAAGGGGATTTTCACCCCGGAGACGTCGTCGAGGTGGCCAACGCCGAAGGCAAAACGCTCGGCCGCGGCGTGTCGAATTACGACGCCTGGCAGCTGACCGCCGTTGCCGGACTGTCCAGCGAAGAGGCGCTGCGGCGGGTCGAAGTCGCCCGGGTCGAAGTCGTTCACCGCGACGAATGGGTGACGACGCTCGTCAAGCAATGA
- a CDS encoding 2,3-diketo-5-methylthiopentyl-1-phosphate enolase has translation MSENQAYTTATYRLFDDKADFAKKAEGIAVGLTVGSWTELPEVAKQKMEMHLGKVVSIDAHEPDNAAPGERYADITIAYPELNFSRDLPALLVTAFGKLSMDGRIKLLDLSPSASFLGAFAGPKFGIEGVRERLGVFDRPLLMSIFKSVIGYDLPNLREQFLQQALGGVDLIKDDEILFENPLTPLERRVETCVEAAREAEKTTGQKLIYFTNLTGPTFKLRENALKAIDAGANGLLFNVLAYGFDALAELAADPAVSVPIAAHPAMAGAFYPSPHYGIAAPLLLGKLTRIAGADLSLFPSPYGSVVMPKEENLAVQAALVDPALPLKKAFPVPSAGIHPGLVPLIIRDFGGEVVVNAGGGVHGHPQGAAAGGRAFRQAIDAVAAGASLEAYAADREELRLAIERWGVRHA, from the coding sequence ATGAGCGAAAACCAAGCCTACACGACGGCCACATACCGGCTGTTCGACGATAAAGCCGATTTCGCGAAAAAAGCGGAAGGCATCGCCGTCGGCCTTACCGTCGGCAGCTGGACCGAACTTCCCGAAGTTGCAAAGCAAAAAATGGAAATGCACCTGGGCAAAGTCGTTTCCATCGACGCTCACGAGCCGGACAACGCCGCTCCCGGCGAGCGCTACGCCGACATTACGATCGCGTACCCGGAATTGAACTTCAGCCGCGATCTGCCGGCGCTGCTCGTCACCGCATTCGGCAAGCTGTCGATGGACGGACGCATCAAGCTGCTCGACCTCTCCCCTTCGGCCTCTTTCCTCGGCGCGTTCGCCGGTCCGAAATTCGGCATCGAAGGCGTCCGCGAGCGGCTCGGCGTGTTCGACCGTCCGCTGCTCATGAGCATCTTCAAATCGGTCATCGGCTACGACCTGCCGAATTTGCGCGAGCAGTTTTTGCAGCAGGCGCTCGGCGGCGTGGATTTGATCAAGGACGACGAAATTTTGTTCGAAAATCCCCTCACGCCTCTGGAACGCCGCGTCGAAACGTGCGTCGAAGCGGCCCGGGAAGCGGAAAAAACGACCGGGCAAAAGCTGATTTATTTTACGAATTTGACCGGTCCGACGTTCAAGCTGCGGGAAAACGCGCTGAAGGCGATCGACGCGGGCGCGAACGGCCTGCTGTTCAACGTGCTCGCCTACGGCTTCGACGCGCTGGCCGAGCTGGCCGCCGATCCGGCCGTCTCCGTTCCGATCGCGGCTCACCCGGCGATGGCCGGCGCGTTTTATCCGTCGCCCCACTACGGCATCGCCGCGCCGCTGCTGCTCGGCAAGCTGACGCGGATCGCGGGCGCCGATCTGTCGCTCTTCCCTTCGCCCTACGGCTCCGTCGTCATGCCGAAGGAGGAAAATCTCGCCGTCCAGGCAGCCCTCGTCGACCCCGCGCTGCCGCTTAAAAAGGCGTTCCCGGTTCCGTCGGCGGGCATTCATCCGGGACTCGTGCCGCTCATCATCCGGGATTTCGGCGGAGAAGTCGTCGTCAACGCCGGCGGCGGCGTTCACGGCCATCCGCAAGGGGCCGCGGCCGGCGGACGAGCCTTCCGGCAAGCGATCGACGCGGTCGCCGCCGGGGCGTCTCTCGAAGCGTACGCGGCCGACCGCGAAGAGCTGCGGCTCGCGATCGAGCGTTGGGGGGTCCGCCACGCATGA